The sequence TGAGGACAAACAAAGTTAACCCAAAAGAACTAGCATGAAACTTGAGGACACAAATATTCCCCCAACAGCCAACTCATTGCCATCCTGCACATGATATTCTAATTCTAAACATCTTCTACTAACTTGAAAGAAGCAATTTGATGATTAGTTATCTTTTGAAAGGGGGGTGGGGAACACTAATTAACCATCCTTATACATGGTAGATCACATTCATAGAAGTCTATAACtaagtttgtttgatttttttgtgtgcgtgtgtgtgtggatAAAATAACTAAGTTTGATATTAGTCCTAAAGATACCGTTCCTATCCTAATGTATATAACCATGGACATGAGGGATCTCCATTGTGAATACATATGGTGCTTCAAAATGACAGTAATAAGTTTCTCATTCCTTACACTAAGCAAAATTTCAGTAGCCAAAACGTTAATTAATGCCTTTTGCTTAAGATTATTACCAAGGGTGATAACTCTGACAATTGGAGTGAGGGAAGTATCTTGAGCAAGAGGCACCCAAACACATATTCTACCCCTCATTTCTATAAACGATCTTTCCTTTTCTCCTAATCAAATTCAAAGTAAAATTTATCAAGTAATGCTgccctttttcatttttctacctgtttccaaacaaaaaaattgtcctAATAGGAGCTCTAGATCAAGACTCACAGGATGTATTAGTAACtcacaaataaaaagaagtgcTAATAGGATTTAAAGTACTGCAAACTGAGATCAACGATGTGAGAATCCAAAACCTTGTTTCCTATATTGTCAACATTTAGATTTGACTAGCATAAATCATTCTTCTCAACATTAGTTCTATTGATAGTTCTGATAGGGCATGTAGATGCAATTGGTTGCATCCACATGCACTATCTAGAACCTCATTTCacttctttgtttcttcttatCAAAATAGTTAACCTTTGAAAGGTAGCCACACAAAGTGTTGCAAGCAAATTAGAAGAGTAATAAATGTATGACCACTTTAATTAAGTGGTACcatttttatatacattttttaattaagttttttttaatttttaattttaatatttttataaagattTTCAATCTATGGCATCGAAAACACCAATCCGCTATTGGTGTACGCAAAGATTCGACCCATGCAAGAAAACATATGGTGTATCTGGCATATGCATCATCTCTTTCTGTGGCTCATAATTTGTGGATCCTACTCAATTATGAGGGAGAACACAAGATACATGTGATAATTATTGCTCCCATATGTTACAAAGTGAAGTGAAAAACACGTTGATTTCCTTTAAGTGAGACTCCTGataatttatcactttttaaaaaaaaaaaaaggttgaaagaACCGTTGATTTCCGTTAAGTGAAACACGTTTATTGTTGATTCTGGGTCCTATACATCACGTGAATTTCCAACATCTTTAATTACCAAAACcatcatcaataacaacattcTAAAACCACATACTACAAATTTACCAGACAGTAAAAAAGTAACTGGGAAAAGACGAACTTACCCTCCGCGATAAGTCTCACCGCTTCATCCATTTCCTCCTTGGATCCGAAACTTCTAGAAACCAAACCCAACTGCTTCGCCTCCGAACCCGACAACCTCCGACCAGTCAGAGCCAGCTCCATAGCGTTACCGTACCCGACTATCGCCGGCAGCCTCTGAAGCGTTCCGAGATCGGCGGTGATCGCCAAATCAACCTCCTTCACCGAGAAGAACGCGTCGTCCGTACAATACCTTATGTCACAGGCGGTCACGATATCAATTCCACCGCCAATGCACGCCCCTTGGATACTAGCAATCACCGGCTTCCGGCACAGCTCGATCGCAGTGACCGCGTCCTGGAGGTACTTGATATGTCTCCGGAGCTTCTCTCCGGCGCGTCCGCGGTCATTGGAGTCGGAATTTTCGGATATCGAGCCGAGGGTTCCGAGGTCGATCCCGGCGCAGAAGTGGTTTCCGACGCCGGAGAGGACTACGACGTTGACGTTAGGGTTTTGGTCGAGGGAGGCGAGGGCTTTGGGGAATTCGGAGAAGAAGTCACGTGAAAGTGCGTTGCGATGAGATGGACGGTTCAGGTAGAGGTGGAAGACGCGGGAGTTTGGGGTTTTCTGCAAGATTTCTAgggttttgaatttctccatgGATGTTTATTGGCTTATTCTCTGTTTGGAAGGTTGGAGAGGAAAATGAAGGAAAGTGATGGAAAATCAGAGTAGATAAACGAAAAACAGTTCTCGAAAAAAGTTACTGGTTTACAATCggttaaaaaattttatcagaaaaaaaaaaaaccttgggaaaatttaaattattattaaaaagtaaataataaaattgaggTCCTACCGGGAGTCGAACCCAGGTCGCTGGATTCAAAGTCCAGAGTGCTAACCACTACACCATAGAACCTCTCTGTTGATAATAAAGTTTACGTTATTTATTTATCTCGTTTTATGCTTATTCAACATTGTTctaccctttttatttttttatattttattttaatacaagatagaatttctactttagcctaatctaaatgtatatatatgtgaaaattcattct comes from Castanea sativa cultivar Marrone di Chiusa Pesio chromosome 3, ASM4071231v1 and encodes:
- the LOC142627190 gene encoding delta(3,5)-Delta(2,4)-dienoyl-CoA isomerase, peroxisomal; its protein translation is MEKFKTLEILQKTPNSRVFHLYLNRPSHRNALSRDFFSEFPKALASLDQNPNVNVVVLSGVGNHFCAGIDLGTLGSISENSDSNDRGRAGEKLRRHIKYLQDAVTAIELCRKPVIASIQGACIGGGIDIVTACDIRYCTDDAFFSVKEVDLAITADLGTLQRLPAIVGYGNAMELALTGRRLSGSEAKQLGLVSRSFGSKEEMDEAVRLIAEDIASKSPLAVTGTKAVLLRSRDMSVEQGLDYVATWNSAMLLSDDLTEAISAYTQKRKPVFAKL